One genomic region from Cardinium endosymbiont of Dermatophagoides farinae encodes:
- a CDS encoding aKG-HExxH-type peptide beta-hydroxylase: MLHVLGIEETIKNVYMLSKKFMKRKHISNTYELKPFYLKFLKKHQPVQPIPDTLSISFIADTIGIWTQLNPESSGNALDDIHQQSMIGEAYSTDEQAQHLEALKLGYLHLTESNTELKALFDLIIHTIFLRKSRTIDQHISFGGSSSAGIGLIWISGHGALDRADIAELLLHELTHHQLFIDERCHMHYNYAALCKPENFSSSAILNKKRPLDKVVHSIIVATEIILARNKFLTQQETKVHATSKDLMAKAVAAIKETMRMANINELLSERTRKMLEKAEASLSAIEGKLMS, encoded by the coding sequence ATGTTACATGTACTCGGAATAGAAGAAACTATTAAAAATGTTTACATGCTATCCAAAAAATTTATGAAGCGCAAGCATATATCTAATACATATGAATTAAAACCATTTTACCTTAAATTTTTAAAAAAGCATCAACCAGTACAACCTATTCCAGACACATTATCTATATCTTTTATTGCAGATACTATTGGAATATGGACGCAGCTAAATCCAGAAAGTAGTGGCAATGCATTAGATGATATACACCAACAATCTATGATTGGGGAGGCTTATTCAACAGATGAACAAGCGCAACATCTAGAAGCACTTAAGCTAGGTTATCTCCATCTGACGGAATCAAATACCGAATTAAAAGCACTTTTTGATCTCATCATCCATACTATATTTTTGAGAAAAAGCAGAACAATAGATCAGCATATTTCCTTTGGGGGCTCATCTTCTGCTGGCATAGGTCTGATTTGGATCAGTGGCCATGGAGCACTAGATCGAGCAGATATTGCTGAATTACTATTACATGAGTTAACGCATCATCAACTATTTATTGACGAACGCTGCCATATGCATTATAACTATGCAGCGTTGTGCAAACCAGAAAACTTCTCCAGCTCTGCTATTTTAAACAAAAAACGGCCTTTAGATAAGGTTGTCCATAGCATTATTGTGGCCACAGAGATTATCCTAGCAAGGAATAAATTTTTGACTCAGCAAGAGACAAAAGTTCATGCAACTTCTAAGGACTTAATGGCTAAAGCAGTGGCTGCTATTAAAGAAACCATGCGTATGGCCAATATTAATGAGCTACTAAGCGAAAGAACACGGAAGATGTTGGAAAAAGCAGAAGCATCTCTAAGCGCAATAGAAGGCAAATTAATGTCCTAA
- a CDS encoding AAA family ATPase yields MRKINALPIGYSDVTSVIETGYYVDKTKYAQELIEKRNPIFIARPRRFGKSLFINTLGTICSGAQEVFKDYHIGKLENGYDWKKYPVIRLDLSRLTNDTPELLQLSLEDTLTEIASAYGLTLRGYAVKAKFSNLVSDMTQLGNSYEPRIVVLIDEYDAPIVHLTKGSDLEKSNIKVMKDFFMTLKSLNDYFQLTFITGVRKFSLSDVFSGANHLNDITISKDADAMFGYTQEEILSTFSVYLEGIALKWSQGNDKKITKEVVMERMATYYNGYKFHKDGVSVYNPWSTLKFLKSSELENYWYESGSPSLLINQMLSDPDRFDLNVDDLQIEAAREDLMYTESRNEISLKSLMFQTGYLTIDHYDESTGLYTLKFPNREIEASFQKSIQSSLEKSVKDYFIQERDKIRNVLAGKKIRSFIDNINTAFATLPYYIDTGQEKQYHSNLHMLLQGLGFLGGRKMQMHSESSSSKGRSDIVLELESAIYIIEIRYKSSGKVALEQIKANGYYKPYLLRQKAIILLGINFNEETRMIDNWEYEIHEAHLEE; encoded by the coding sequence ATGCGTAAGATAAATGCACTACCTATTGGTTATTCAGACGTTACATCGGTCATTGAGACAGGCTACTACGTAGATAAAACAAAATATGCACAAGAGTTAATAGAAAAGAGAAATCCTATATTTATAGCCAGACCTAGAAGATTTGGTAAGTCTCTGTTTATTAATACACTGGGTACTATATGTAGCGGAGCGCAAGAAGTATTTAAAGATTATCATATAGGTAAACTGGAAAATGGATATGACTGGAAGAAATATCCGGTGATTAGGTTGGACCTTTCTAGATTAACCAATGATACACCTGAATTATTACAATTGTCTTTAGAAGATACACTGACAGAAATTGCTTCGGCATATGGCCTAACACTTAGAGGTTATGCTGTTAAAGCAAAATTTTCTAATCTGGTTTCAGATATGACACAGTTAGGCAATAGTTATGAACCGAGAATAGTAGTCCTTATAGATGAATACGATGCACCTATTGTTCATCTAACAAAAGGATCAGACCTAGAAAAATCCAATATTAAAGTCATGAAAGATTTCTTTATGACTTTGAAGTCATTAAATGACTACTTTCAACTCACCTTTATCACTGGTGTAAGAAAATTCAGTTTATCGGATGTATTTTCAGGGGCTAATCATTTAAACGACATTACGATTTCCAAAGATGCTGATGCCATGTTTGGTTATACCCAAGAGGAGATATTATCTACTTTTTCAGTCTATTTAGAAGGTATTGCTTTAAAGTGGAGTCAAGGTAATGATAAAAAAATAACTAAAGAAGTAGTAATGGAGCGTATGGCAACTTATTACAATGGTTATAAATTCCATAAAGATGGGGTAAGTGTCTATAATCCCTGGTCTACATTAAAATTTTTAAAGAGTAGTGAGTTAGAAAACTACTGGTACGAATCAGGTAGTCCAAGCTTGCTGATTAATCAGATGTTGTCGGATCCTGATCGGTTTGATCTTAATGTAGATGATCTTCAAATAGAAGCTGCTAGAGAGGACCTCATGTATACAGAAAGTAGAAATGAGATTAGTTTAAAGTCTTTGATGTTTCAAACCGGATATCTAACCATTGATCATTATGATGAATCTACTGGTTTATACACTTTAAAGTTTCCTAATAGAGAAATAGAAGCCTCTTTTCAGAAAAGTATACAGTCCAGTTTAGAAAAGAGCGTAAAAGACTATTTCATACAAGAACGAGATAAAATTAGAAATGTACTGGCTGGTAAAAAAATCAGATCATTTATAGATAATATCAACACAGCCTTTGCAACCCTTCCTTACTACATCGACACAGGGCAAGAGAAACAGTACCACAGCAATTTACATATGTTGTTGCAAGGATTGGGATTTCTAGGCGGTAGAAAAATGCAGATGCATAGTGAGTCGTCCTCTAGTAAAGGCAGATCCGATATTGTTTTAGAATTAGAATCAGCTATATATATTATAGAAATCAGGTATAAATCCAGCGGAAAGGTCGCCTTGGAACAAATTAAAGCAAACGGTTATTATAAACCTTATTTGCTCAGACAAAAAGCCATTATACTACTAGGCATTAACTTCAATGAGGAAACTAGAATGATAGATAATTGGGAGTATGAAATACATGAAGCACATTTGGAAGAGTAA
- a CDS encoding BamA/OMP85 family outer membrane protein, whose protein sequence is MIRIDINIKKVKGLLCLFCLCIGWAQSAFGVTHYVVRKIEIVGNCFVASDLLIALSGLEKGKTVDPSAEEIRGAIQKITKQDGIKSVAIYLSEVDQANGLATFVIDVEEHPRLASYLLEGLTKKEQKMVLEKVTIANDVALSPLFLQETASNIKNIFLERGFRKVAVATELMLHQGMGHKATLKVKVNKGKQSKVHKIIFQGNNHLDADLLLYNMKALQEAPRFTLLQDIFKKSITLAPIRKGGILLGLPKTMDDVKRYLFNHISFSSSVFTEEKYLKAKKDLILFYQSQGFRDAHIAAERLQTSSAGKLNVHLTIQEGKQYMLRHIKWVGNYLYSDEILNKLLNLKKKRIYDPVYIKSRLVPGITDVTINDLYTNNGYLFFRAELVETGIEDNQVDLEIRIQEGKQVTIRQVDIVGNTLTHDYVIRRELLTLPGEKYNQGLVRESLRNLAMLRCFKPEKLIPEMDPDEVKGTVDLTYVVEEEPKFDLKLNGSYSKAIIGSLQLGSNNASLKNLFTGKVPIGAGQDLHLTAELHGKNYKNFSFSFQEPWFWLGGSRYILAVSFNSAYHKSDSTEKSILDDWVFLNMFPIGKQDRKTKIYSTGGRISLGKNIAKYWSSHLGVDYHYHTYQHCKLLEDHRQRSGVLHDFTLDFLLHYSTINHPNYPTAGCEWHSALTLTPPYTLFGYAPAATTIPRFKEFGKFITDIYYFKRLLGNCVFHFRGHAGFLHSLSKNEIGPFERFYLGGTSSTSPKLLGTNFVSLRGYPDGSLTPKDYTKGVEGGVLFNKFVSELRYPLMLAPICCYLLGFVEVGDSWLHYRNFNLSNIKKSIGGGVRLILPIPIIPMLGLDFGYKLDPEKNVRGAKSVFEYHFTIGPDMR, encoded by the coding sequence ATGATAAGGATAGATATAAATATCAAAAAAGTAAAAGGTTTGCTATGCCTCTTTTGCCTATGTATAGGGTGGGCACAGTCCGCTTTTGGTGTAACGCATTACGTTGTACGAAAGATTGAAATAGTGGGCAATTGTTTTGTAGCCTCTGACCTGTTGATTGCGCTTTCTGGTTTAGAAAAGGGAAAAACGGTTGATCCATCTGCTGAAGAGATTCGTGGTGCTATTCAAAAAATAACCAAACAAGATGGGATCAAATCGGTTGCCATCTATTTATCTGAGGTTGATCAAGCAAATGGTTTAGCAACTTTTGTTATTGATGTAGAGGAACATCCCCGGTTAGCCAGCTATCTTTTAGAAGGATTAACCAAAAAAGAACAAAAAATGGTGCTTGAAAAAGTCACGATAGCTAATGATGTTGCGTTGTCTCCACTTTTTCTTCAAGAAACGGCTTCTAATATTAAAAATATATTTTTAGAAAGAGGATTTAGGAAGGTAGCGGTTGCTACAGAGTTGATGTTACATCAAGGCATGGGTCATAAAGCTACCTTAAAAGTTAAGGTAAATAAAGGCAAGCAAAGCAAGGTGCATAAAATTATTTTTCAAGGGAATAACCATTTAGATGCCGATCTCTTGCTATATAATATGAAGGCATTGCAAGAAGCACCTCGTTTTACACTTTTACAAGATATTTTTAAGAAAAGCATCACCCTTGCACCCATTCGGAAGGGCGGTATACTGTTAGGGTTGCCTAAAACGATGGATGATGTAAAACGTTATCTTTTTAATCATATCTCCTTTTCTTCATCTGTTTTTACGGAAGAAAAATATTTAAAGGCAAAAAAGGACCTTATTCTTTTCTATCAGTCGCAAGGGTTTCGGGACGCACATATTGCAGCAGAGCGTTTGCAAACTTCTAGTGCTGGAAAGTTGAATGTTCATTTAACAATTCAAGAGGGCAAGCAATATATGCTCCGTCATATCAAGTGGGTTGGCAATTATCTATATAGTGATGAAATACTAAATAAGTTGTTAAACTTAAAGAAAAAAAGAATATATGACCCGGTTTATATTAAAAGTCGATTGGTCCCTGGGATTACAGATGTAACAATTAATGATTTATATACCAATAATGGCTATCTTTTTTTCCGTGCAGAACTTGTTGAGACGGGTATAGAAGACAATCAGGTAGACCTAGAAATTAGAATTCAAGAGGGCAAGCAAGTTACCATCCGCCAAGTAGATATTGTAGGCAATACATTAACCCATGATTACGTTATCCGCCGTGAACTGCTGACTTTACCTGGAGAGAAATATAACCAAGGCCTTGTGCGAGAGTCTTTACGTAACTTAGCCATGTTAAGATGCTTTAAGCCTGAAAAATTAATCCCAGAAATGGATCCAGATGAAGTTAAAGGTACAGTAGACCTGACTTATGTGGTAGAAGAAGAGCCTAAGTTCGATCTTAAGCTCAATGGGAGTTATAGCAAGGCTATTATAGGTAGCCTTCAACTTGGTTCTAATAATGCTTCTTTAAAGAATCTCTTTACAGGCAAAGTACCTATAGGGGCTGGTCAAGACTTGCATTTAACAGCTGAGCTACACGGTAAAAATTATAAAAATTTTAGTTTTTCTTTTCAAGAGCCTTGGTTTTGGTTGGGAGGCAGTCGTTATATACTTGCTGTAAGCTTCAATAGTGCTTATCACAAAAGCGATTCTACTGAAAAGAGTATATTAGACGATTGGGTATTCTTAAATATGTTCCCAATTGGGAAACAAGATAGAAAAACTAAAATTTACTCAACTGGTGGTAGAATAAGCCTAGGTAAAAATATTGCTAAATATTGGAGTTCCCATTTGGGTGTAGATTACCACTACCATACTTACCAACATTGTAAATTATTAGAAGATCACAGGCAAAGGTCAGGGGTGCTGCATGATTTTACTTTAGACTTTTTATTGCACTATTCTACTATAAATCATCCAAACTATCCTACTGCTGGATGCGAGTGGCATAGCGCTTTAACCTTAACGCCTCCTTACACTTTGTTTGGGTATGCGCCTGCTGCAACCACTATACCACGTTTTAAGGAATTTGGAAAGTTTATAACAGATATTTATTACTTTAAGCGTTTGTTAGGTAATTGTGTTTTCCATTTTCGTGGTCATGCTGGATTTTTACACAGCTTGTCTAAAAATGAAATAGGACCTTTTGAGCGATTTTATTTGGGTGGAACATCAAGTACCTCCCCTAAATTATTGGGAACCAATTTTGTTTCGCTACGTGGTTACCCAGATGGTAGCCTTACACCGAAAGATTATACGAAAGGTGTAGAAGGGGGCGTTTTATTTAATAAGTTTGTTTCGGAGTTGCGTTATCCGCTTATGCTTGCGCCTATTTGTTGCTATCTATTGGGATTTGTAGAGGTAGGGGATAGTTGGCTACATTATAGAAATTTTAACTTATCTAATATAAAAAAATCTATAGGTGGTGGTGTGCGCCTTATTTTGCCTATACCTATTATACCAATGCTTGGCCTTGATTTTGGCTATAAATTGGATCCTGAAAAAAATGTTCGTGGTGCTAAAAGCGTTTTTGAATATCACTTTACCATTGGGCCTGATATGCGTTAA
- the queA gene encoding tRNA preQ1(34) S-adenosylmethionine ribosyltransferase-isomerase QueA, translated as MKLSNFKFELPAHSIAQYPIEVKEDARLMVVHKDSGKIEHKTFKDLPTYFSEGDTLVVNDSKVLPCKLYGCKEKTNAQVEVLLLRKLNDEHGLWDTIVEPARKIRIGNKIYFGNGELVAEIIDNTTSRGRTLKLLFDRTEEEFYALINEIGHMPLPHQIGRPSKPEDREYYQTIFAQNVGSIVLPAAGLHFTPYLLKYLALQNISVVPITLHIGLGELSTIDMEDLTKVRASSERFMITQETTKVVNQSLHHQKKVCAVGTSVLRAMESSVSVSCQLKEASDWTNKFILPSCPFKVCNALLTTFHLPSSISLVSVAAFGGEELILTAYAEAIKEGYRFFLYGDSMLII; from the coding sequence ATGAAGTTATCAAATTTTAAGTTTGAGCTACCAGCGCACAGCATTGCACAATATCCAATTGAGGTAAAAGAAGATGCACGTTTAATGGTCGTACATAAAGATAGTGGAAAAATTGAGCATAAAACCTTTAAAGACCTGCCAACCTATTTTAGTGAAGGAGATACTTTAGTCGTTAATGACTCTAAAGTTTTACCCTGTAAGCTTTATGGTTGTAAAGAAAAAACAAATGCACAAGTAGAGGTCCTCTTATTGCGAAAACTAAATGATGAACATGGTTTGTGGGATACTATTGTGGAGCCAGCACGTAAAATCCGTATAGGCAATAAAATTTATTTTGGCAATGGGGAGTTGGTAGCTGAAATCATAGATAATACTACTTCAAGGGGTCGCACCCTTAAATTATTGTTTGATAGAACAGAAGAAGAGTTCTATGCACTGATTAATGAAATTGGCCATATGCCTTTACCCCATCAAATAGGGCGTCCTTCTAAACCAGAAGATAGGGAATACTATCAGACTATATTTGCGCAAAATGTAGGTAGTATTGTACTACCAGCTGCTGGGTTGCATTTTACCCCTTATTTGTTAAAATATTTAGCCTTACAGAACATTTCTGTTGTACCGATTACGTTGCATATTGGTTTAGGTGAGCTAAGTACTATTGACATGGAAGATTTAACCAAGGTAAGGGCTTCTTCTGAACGCTTTATGATTACCCAAGAGACTACAAAGGTGGTAAACCAGAGTTTGCATCATCAAAAGAAAGTTTGTGCAGTGGGTACTTCAGTGTTACGGGCTATGGAGTCTTCTGTTTCGGTCTCTTGCCAACTAAAAGAAGCCAGTGACTGGACGAATAAATTTATTTTACCTTCTTGTCCATTCAAAGTTTGCAATGCATTGTTGACCACATTTCATCTTCCCTCTTCTATTTCTTTGGTGAGTGTAGCTGCTTTTGGAGGAGAAGAGTTAATTTTAACTGCTTATGCCGAAGCTATCAAGGAAGGGTATCGATTTTTCTTATATGGCGACTCTATGTTGATTATATAG
- a CDS encoding outer membrane beta-barrel protein, with protein sequence MRRVVMLALYFLIRHSNAMALPGRFSAECSPSYATNRVYRHRQMELTPYAKGGAIRMHFGGAYYLALQEHCNLSVGLSYALGHVDLACEVGESKTSIREAYFLHYVWVPLLCRFYTSEVMIDTSIYFKLGIIPSINLPARTTAPSNSDRPAFLSKRPLGCFIVLGGGVKYDFSLTNSLVVGLSYCWDLPGVMYKKDPNNDQIDYYCHNDFFCLDICCLF encoded by the coding sequence ATGAGGAGGGTTGTAATGTTAGCTTTGTATTTTCTAATCAGGCATAGTAATGCTATGGCATTGCCTGGCCGTTTTAGTGCGGAGTGTTCCCCTTCTTACGCTACCAATAGGGTCTATAGACATAGACAAATGGAACTAACACCTTATGCTAAAGGAGGTGCTATAAGGATGCACTTTGGCGGTGCCTATTATCTTGCACTACAGGAACATTGTAACCTTAGTGTAGGTCTTTCCTATGCTTTAGGGCATGTTGACTTGGCTTGTGAAGTGGGTGAATCGAAGACTTCTATACGTGAGGCCTATTTTTTACATTATGTGTGGGTACCGCTCCTATGCAGATTTTATACCAGTGAGGTGATGATTGATACCAGTATCTATTTTAAGCTGGGTATTATACCCTCTATAAATCTGCCTGCTAGGACCACTGCACCATCCAACTCAGATAGACCCGCTTTTTTAAGCAAGCGGCCGTTGGGCTGTTTTATCGTTTTAGGTGGTGGCGTAAAGTATGATTTTAGTCTAACCAATAGCTTGGTTGTAGGGTTAAGTTATTGTTGGGACTTGCCTGGTGTCATGTATAAAAAAGATCCAAATAATGATCAAATAGATTATTATTGCCATAATGACTTTTTTTGCCTTGATATCTGTTGTTTATTTTAA
- a CDS encoding YraN family protein, producing MPTKNIAQDFGQYAEMVAADYLVKKGFSVLAQNFRYKRFEIDLIVKKGKLIVFVEVKARKNNLFGNPEAFVGQKKIRALRLAAAHYLHIQNSWQAIRFDTIAVLGSKEQVTEILHLEDGFY from the coding sequence ATGCCAACAAAAAACATTGCGCAAGATTTTGGTCAATACGCAGAAATGGTTGCAGCAGATTACTTGGTCAAAAAAGGTTTTAGCGTGCTGGCGCAAAATTTTCGTTACAAGCGCTTCGAAATAGATCTTATTGTTAAAAAAGGAAAATTGATTGTCTTTGTTGAGGTCAAAGCACGTAAAAACAATCTATTTGGCAACCCAGAAGCTTTTGTAGGCCAAAAGAAAATTCGTGCCCTGCGCTTGGCTGCCGCACATTACTTGCATATCCAAAATAGCTGGCAAGCTATACGTTTTGATACCATAGCTGTTCTAGGAAGTAAAGAACAAGTTACTGAAATTTTACACTTGGAAGATGGATTCTATTAA
- a CDS encoding L-threonylcarbamoyladenylate synthase — translation MDSIKNQNCFYKKSICYAAQYAVSLLNRGCVIAVPTDTVYGLACLVQNKQAVKRLFAIKQRDPNKPIAICIGSVQELPKYCKIDVKVRPLLDHLLPGPVTLLFEVLPPFHKELIPNTHLIGVRMPNNPFMIHVARLCNGAIALTSANTSNEPSCLDVQEFKQLWPDLDAVFDGGTLGATDPMRLGSTIVDLSVEGSFRIIRNGCALDDVKKILHASGQWGQQPYIHPSKF, via the coding sequence ATGGATTCTATTAAAAATCAAAACTGCTTTTACAAGAAATCTATATGCTACGCTGCTCAATACGCTGTTTCCTTGTTGAATAGAGGGTGTGTGATTGCTGTGCCTACTGATACGGTGTATGGGCTAGCCTGTTTGGTACAAAATAAGCAAGCAGTAAAAAGATTATTTGCCATTAAACAACGTGACCCTAATAAGCCAATTGCAATTTGCATTGGATCAGTTCAAGAGCTACCTAAATACTGTAAGATAGATGTAAAGGTCAGGCCTTTGCTTGATCATTTGCTCCCTGGGCCTGTCACCCTTCTTTTTGAAGTATTGCCACCTTTTCATAAAGAATTGATTCCCAACACACATTTAATTGGTGTGCGCATGCCAAATAACCCATTCATGATACATGTTGCCAGGCTTTGCAATGGAGCCATTGCGTTAACCAGTGCCAATACAAGTAATGAGCCCAGCTGTTTAGATGTTCAAGAATTTAAACAACTTTGGCCTGACCTAGATGCCGTTTTTGATGGAGGTACTTTGGGTGCCACTGATCCGATGCGATTAGGCTCTACCATTGTGGACCTCTCTGTTGAGGGTTCCTTTAGGATTATAAGAAATGGATGTGCATTGGATGATGTAAAAAAGATATTGCATGCGTCGGGGCAATGGGGGCAACAACCATACATTCATCCATCTAAATTTTAA
- a CDS encoding AAA family ATPase produces MNRLHALPIGYSDVKAVIEAGYYVDKTQYAQTLIEKRNPTFIARPRRFGKSLFIDTLATICNGTQEVFKNYHIGKPENGYQWKKYPVIRLDFSRLTNDTPELLQLSLEDALTEVASTYRLTLRGHSVKAKFSNLVTDMTQLENNYDPKIVVLIDEYDAPIINLTKGSDLEKANIKVMKDFFMTLKSLNKYFQFTFITGVSKFSLSDVFSGANHLSDTTIDKSAAAMFGYTKQELLEVFSDRIAMVADIWSEDQAQPVTQEIVMQEIASHYNGYKFYEKGPSVYNPWSTLHFFKEGKKEDYWYESGSPTLLISQMLADPNRFDLDALPIDAYRHQLMYTGSRSEISLKALMFQTGYLTIDSYEPSTGVYKLKFPNQEIEKAFKQTIQDTLERRAKDYFLSSQDQIKIALQAKDIESFIIAINIAFASIPYYITSKTEKDYHSNLHMLLYGLNCLEGVHSDMASESPFSKGRADIVLTIDSIVYIIEIKYKSSGKVALQQIKDNRYYTSYLWKAKEIILLGINFDQETKCIDSWAHEIVNRAALSKQMNK; encoded by the coding sequence ATGAATAGATTACATGCACTTCCTATTGGTTATTCAGACGTTAAAGCAGTCATTGAAGCAGGATACTATGTAGATAAAACCCAGTATGCACAAACATTAATAGAAAAAAGAAATCCTACCTTCATAGCCAGGCCACGTAGATTTGGGAAGTCTCTGTTTATTGATACACTGGCTACTATTTGTAACGGAACGCAAGAAGTGTTTAAAAATTATCATATAGGTAAACCAGAAAATGGGTATCAATGGAAGAAATATCCGGTAATTAGACTGGATTTTTCTAGATTAACCAATGACACACCTGAGTTATTACAATTGTCTTTAGAAGACGCATTGACAGAAGTTGCTTCAACATATAGGTTAACACTTAGAGGTCACTCGGTTAAAGCAAAGTTTTCCAATCTGGTCACAGATATGACCCAGTTAGAAAATAACTATGATCCTAAAATAGTAGTTCTTATAGATGAATACGATGCACCGATTATTAATCTAACAAAAGGATCCGACCTAGAAAAGGCCAATATTAAAGTCATGAAAGATTTTTTTATGACTTTAAAATCGCTCAACAAATATTTTCAATTTACTTTCATCACTGGAGTAAGTAAATTTAGTTTATCCGATGTATTTTCTGGTGCCAATCATTTAAGCGATACAACGATTGATAAAAGTGCAGCTGCAATGTTTGGGTATACTAAACAAGAGTTATTAGAAGTCTTCTCCGATCGTATAGCCATGGTGGCTGATATTTGGAGTGAAGATCAGGCTCAACCAGTGACCCAAGAGATTGTCATGCAAGAGATCGCTAGTCATTATAATGGTTATAAGTTTTATGAGAAAGGTCCTTCGGTTTACAATCCTTGGTCTACGCTTCATTTCTTTAAAGAGGGAAAAAAAGAAGACTACTGGTACGAATCAGGTAGCCCCACCCTACTCATTAGCCAAATGCTAGCAGATCCTAATAGATTTGACTTAGATGCACTACCCATTGATGCCTACAGGCATCAGTTAATGTATACCGGTAGTAGGAGTGAAATTAGTTTAAAAGCACTGATGTTTCAAACCGGATATCTAACTATAGATAGCTATGAACCATCTACAGGCGTTTATAAGCTCAAGTTTCCTAATCAAGAAATAGAAAAGGCGTTTAAGCAAACCATTCAAGATACTTTAGAACGACGCGCCAAAGACTATTTTCTATCAAGCCAAGACCAAATCAAAATCGCGTTACAAGCAAAAGACATTGAGTCGTTTATCATTGCTATTAATATAGCCTTTGCTAGTATTCCTTACTATATAACCAGTAAAACAGAAAAGGATTATCATAGTAACTTACATATGTTGCTATATGGTTTAAACTGTTTAGAGGGGGTTCATAGCGATATGGCTAGTGAGTCTCCTTTTAGCAAAGGCAGGGCTGATATTGTGCTAACGATTGATAGCATCGTCTATATTATAGAGATCAAATATAAATCGAGTGGCAAAGTAGCCTTACAACAAATTAAAGATAATCGATACTATACCTCTTATTTATGGAAAGCCAAAGAAATTATATTGTTAGGTATTAACTTTGACCAAGAAACGAAATGTATAGATAGTTGGGCACATGAAATAGTAAACAGAGCAGCACTCAGTAAGCAGATGAATAAGTAA
- a CDS encoding lipoprotein signal peptidase, with protein sequence MKQFIKYFSIVLLIIIVDQASKLWVYTHMEMGTEGQINLLGNVFKLTYTLNPGMAFSIHLGFKYGKLLITMFRMLASLYIFWYIIQSIRKNASAAWIFGWALVLGGAIGNSIDSIFYGVYLNNAPVDAPMKWFYGQVIDMLHIDLWSGLMPSWLPIWGSYYVYCLPVFNIADVAVSAGLIVILCLFHSTDRTKD encoded by the coding sequence ATGAAACAATTTATAAAATATTTTTCTATTGTATTATTGATTATTATTGTAGACCAAGCATCTAAGCTTTGGGTCTACACTCATATGGAAATGGGAACAGAGGGGCAAATCAATCTTTTGGGAAATGTTTTTAAGCTGACTTATACTTTAAATCCAGGAATGGCTTTTAGCATCCATTTGGGTTTTAAGTATGGCAAGCTATTGATTACTATGTTTCGTATGCTTGCTTCCTTATATATCTTTTGGTATATCATTCAATCTATAAGAAAAAATGCATCTGCTGCTTGGATCTTCGGGTGGGCTTTGGTTTTAGGAGGTGCGATTGGCAATAGCATCGATAGCATTTTTTATGGTGTCTATTTGAATAACGCCCCTGTTGACGCGCCTATGAAATGGTTTTATGGTCAGGTCATTGATATGTTGCATATTGACCTTTGGTCTGGCCTTATGCCTAGTTGGCTCCCTATTTGGGGCAGTTATTATGTATATTGCTTGCCTGTTTTTAACATAGCTGATGTAGCGGTATCTGCTGGGTTAATCGTTATTTTATGCCTATTTCATTCAACTGATCGTACCAAGGATTAG
- a CDS encoding signal peptidase II, translating into MKRYVKYILALLLIILADQGSKLWVYTHMQLGPEHHIKILGNLFKFTYVLNYGMAFGLQFGFKYGKLLITLVRLFASLYIAVHIIRSLVQEGASVWIWGWVCLLGGAIGNTIDSIFYGIYLNNVPDIAPMKWFHGQVIDMLHIDFWSGVIPNWVPIWGGQEVCVLPIFNIADLAIFVGLSFVFFSLNPLPIWKKKAQATNPIV; encoded by the coding sequence ATGAAGCGATATGTAAAATACATTTTAGCATTGTTGTTGATTATTCTTGCAGACCAAGGATCCAAGCTTTGGGTTTATACCCATATGCAATTAGGTCCAGAACACCACATTAAAATCCTTGGCAATCTATTTAAGTTTACCTATGTCTTAAACTATGGCATGGCTTTTGGGTTACAATTTGGTTTTAAGTATGGAAAGCTATTGATCACCTTGGTACGTCTTTTTGCTTCACTATATATTGCGGTTCATATTATACGGTCATTGGTTCAGGAGGGGGCTTCTGTTTGGATTTGGGGATGGGTATGCCTTTTAGGAGGTGCAATTGGCAATACCATTGATAGTATTTTTTATGGTATTTATTTAAATAATGTACCCGATATAGCCCCTATGAAGTGGTTCCATGGCCAGGTAATTGATATGCTCCATATTGATTTTTGGTCTGGTGTTATACCCAATTGGGTACCTATTTGGGGGGGGCAAGAGGTCTGCGTTTTACCTATTTTCAATATAGCAGATCTAGCTATTTTTGTGGGATTATCCTTTGTTTTTTTCTCTTTGAATCCATTACCTATATGGAAAAAGAAGGCGCAAGCAACCAATCCTATCGTGTAA